One genomic region from Leifsonia sp. Root1293 encodes:
- a CDS encoding helix-turn-helix transcriptional regulator, translated as MSVGEENPMGEFLRARRAQLRPADVGIAPTKRRRVPGLRREEAARLAGISSEYYLRLEQGRDQNPSDSVLAGLARALLLDDSATAYLFALARPHATAQSTTRESESVSIGLRQLLQAWDGTPAYVQGRTLDVLASNELARRLAPVFTPGVNLVRAAFLDPQVKELWRDWSRMTAATVAGLRAQTSAERDDPRLAELVSSLSAESPEFARLWARHEVRPKGEGRSVIDHPLVGELDLRYEKLAVAAPATGQVVVIYHADPGSPTRDRLERLRSA; from the coding sequence ATGAGCGTGGGTGAGGAGAACCCGATGGGGGAGTTCCTGCGCGCCCGGCGGGCACAGCTGCGACCGGCGGATGTCGGAATCGCGCCGACGAAGCGGCGACGCGTCCCCGGACTCCGCAGGGAGGAGGCGGCGCGGCTCGCCGGTATCAGCAGTGAGTACTACCTCCGGTTGGAGCAGGGGCGGGACCAGAACCCGTCCGACTCGGTTCTGGCGGGCCTAGCCCGCGCGCTGCTCCTGGACGACTCCGCGACGGCATACCTGTTCGCACTCGCGCGTCCCCACGCGACTGCGCAATCGACGACGCGTGAATCCGAGTCCGTCAGCATCGGCCTGCGCCAGCTGCTCCAGGCCTGGGACGGTACGCCTGCCTATGTCCAGGGCCGAACGCTCGACGTCCTGGCGTCGAATGAGCTCGCCCGGAGACTCGCGCCCGTGTTCACGCCGGGTGTGAACCTGGTTCGCGCCGCCTTCCTCGACCCGCAGGTCAAGGAGCTCTGGCGGGACTGGTCGCGGATGACGGCGGCCACGGTCGCTGGCCTCCGAGCGCAGACCAGCGCCGAGCGCGACGATCCGCGGCTCGCCGAACTGGTGTCGTCACTCTCGGCGGAGAGTCCGGAATTCGCGCGCCTGTGGGCCAGGCACGAGGTGCGGCCCAAGGGCGAAGGCCGCTCGGTGATCGACCATCCTCTCGTCGGCGAGCTCGACCTCCGCTACGAGAAGCTGGCCGTGGCCGCACCGGCGACCGGGCAGGTCGTCGTGATCTACCACGCTGATCCCGGGAGTCCGACCCGAGACCGTCTGGAGCGCCTGCGCTCGGCCTGA
- a CDS encoding SDR family NAD(P)-dependent oxidoreductase: protein MSLITSSFGFDSTAEEVANGIDLTGRRAVVTGAASGIGIETARVLASRGADVTLAVRNPDAGRQAAERIIAETGNPAVHVARLDVADLASVERFVADWSGPLHILVNNAGIMATPEERTASGIELQFATNFLGHFALAVGLHDALTEARGARVVSLSSSGHLISPVVFDDIDFRFRPYDPLLAYGQSKTASVLFAVGAAKRWADDGITVNAVMPGAIATGLQKHTGGLKTPPEGRKSVEQGAATSIFVATSPLLEGISGRYFEDNNEAVTVHDGNGWMSGVAAYALDEANANRLWDLALQLIQPGRGTESRQEGTR from the coding sequence ATGTCACTCATCACATCATCGTTCGGGTTCGATTCCACGGCCGAGGAGGTCGCGAACGGGATCGACCTCACGGGCAGGCGAGCCGTCGTCACCGGTGCGGCATCCGGGATCGGGATCGAGACGGCCAGAGTGCTGGCATCCCGCGGTGCCGACGTCACGCTCGCGGTACGGAATCCGGATGCGGGCCGCCAGGCAGCGGAGAGGATCATCGCCGAGACCGGCAACCCCGCCGTGCACGTCGCTCGACTGGACGTCGCCGACCTGGCGTCGGTCGAGCGCTTCGTGGCCGACTGGAGCGGTCCGCTCCACATCCTGGTCAACAACGCGGGGATCATGGCAACGCCGGAAGAGCGCACGGCCTCCGGGATCGAACTCCAGTTCGCGACGAACTTCCTCGGGCACTTCGCGCTCGCGGTCGGACTGCACGACGCGTTGACCGAGGCCAGAGGAGCCCGTGTGGTGTCCCTCAGTTCGAGTGGACACCTGATCTCCCCGGTCGTCTTCGACGACATCGATTTCCGCTTCCGTCCCTACGACCCGCTGCTGGCGTACGGCCAGTCGAAGACCGCGTCCGTGCTCTTCGCCGTCGGGGCCGCGAAGCGGTGGGCTGACGACGGCATCACCGTGAACGCCGTGATGCCCGGAGCGATCGCGACGGGCCTGCAGAAGCACACCGGTGGACTCAAGACACCGCCGGAGGGACGCAAGAGTGTCGAGCAGGGCGCCGCGACCAGCATCTTCGTCGCCACGTCTCCCCTCCTCGAGGGAATCTCCGGCCGGTACTTCGAGGACAACAACGAGGCGGTCACGGTTCACGACGGCAACGGCTGGATGTCCGGCGTCGCCGCCTACGCGCTCGACGAAGCGAACGCCAACCGACTGTGGGACCTCGCCCTGCAGCTCATCCAGCCGGGACGCGGCACGGAATCTCGACAGGAGGGAACACGATGA
- a CDS encoding MFS transporter, which produces MRVFTFLVAAVLSRIAAAGGVVVFPILALRELDDLSAGAVLVAAALAPTVVFSPLVGAVLDSTRHPRLYLFGAGVVSAGGYATAALLGLVPFGVVVLALVAAGCATPVLMGGLSSFVTGLIAPERTAYATDTLAYSIAGVGGPALCSAIIAIASPRWAALALAAAGLVGAVVMLALRPKAHSHGRSDGLWTRMTQGAVYLVRHRPLLLVTASSTLTQIGAGAFPIAAVVFSLQHWQQAETGGWIVTAFSIGTLVSAVAVAIRPIDKLPPARVMAWGFALTGVLTALSALDVSLAWTIVLVGMSGLFSAPSIAAMFELRTMNSVASVRAQVFTVGSGLRAAAGALGAALIAPFVGIDGAVLLTLVGLIWLASAAIMLPYRTASAAVVAA; this is translated from the coding sequence GTGCGGGTCTTCACATTCCTCGTCGCGGCTGTGCTGTCGCGCATCGCAGCGGCGGGTGGGGTCGTCGTCTTCCCGATCCTGGCGTTGCGCGAGCTCGACGACCTGTCCGCAGGAGCGGTGCTCGTCGCGGCGGCCCTGGCTCCGACGGTGGTGTTCTCGCCGCTGGTCGGCGCCGTGCTCGACTCGACCAGGCATCCGCGGCTCTATCTCTTCGGGGCCGGCGTGGTCTCGGCCGGCGGGTACGCCACGGCAGCTTTGCTCGGATTGGTGCCGTTCGGCGTCGTCGTGCTCGCGCTGGTCGCGGCGGGCTGCGCGACGCCCGTGCTCATGGGCGGGTTGTCGAGCTTCGTCACCGGGCTGATCGCGCCGGAACGCACGGCGTACGCCACCGACACCCTCGCGTACAGCATCGCCGGTGTCGGTGGCCCGGCACTGTGCTCTGCCATCATCGCGATCGCCTCTCCGCGCTGGGCGGCGCTCGCGCTCGCAGCCGCAGGCCTCGTGGGAGCCGTCGTGATGCTCGCGCTCCGGCCGAAGGCGCACTCCCACGGGAGGTCGGACGGACTGTGGACGCGGATGACGCAGGGCGCCGTCTACCTCGTGCGGCATCGACCGCTCCTGCTCGTGACAGCATCCAGCACCCTCACGCAGATCGGAGCCGGTGCCTTCCCGATCGCGGCCGTCGTGTTCTCGCTGCAACACTGGCAGCAGGCCGAGACCGGCGGATGGATCGTCACGGCATTCTCCATCGGCACCCTCGTGAGCGCCGTCGCCGTTGCGATCCGGCCGATCGACAAGCTCCCTCCCGCCCGCGTGATGGCGTGGGGCTTCGCCCTGACCGGAGTGCTCACCGCTCTCAGCGCCCTCGATGTCTCCCTCGCGTGGACGATCGTCCTCGTCGGGATGTCCGGCCTGTTCTCGGCGCCGAGCATCGCGGCGATGTTCGAGCTGCGCACGATGAACAGCGTCGCCTCCGTGCGCGCCCAGGTCTTCACCGTCGGATCCGGACTTCGAGCCGCCGCCGGCGCGCTCGGGGCGGCGCTCATAGCGCCCTTCGTGGGAATCGATGGTGCCGTACTCCTCACGCTCGTCGGGCTGATCTGGCTCGCCTCGGCGGCCATCATGCTCCCGTACCGGACAGCGTCGGCAGCCGTGGTCGCCGCCTGA
- a CDS encoding heavy-metal-associated domain-containing protein: protein MSTNERIDLGLTDSASGCSCCSTASTADTPVAASTTSQDVLVDGMTCSHCVMSVTEEISAIDGVENVSVDLNAGGSSRVTIHSGLPIDAARVRAAVEEAGYTVGGSPA, encoded by the coding sequence ATGAGCACGAACGAACGCATCGACCTCGGTCTGACTGATTCCGCCTCCGGATGCAGCTGCTGCTCCACGGCATCCACCGCCGACACGCCGGTCGCCGCCTCCACGACGAGCCAGGACGTGCTGGTGGACGGCATGACCTGCTCGCACTGCGTCATGAGCGTGACCGAGGAGATCTCGGCGATCGACGGGGTCGAGAATGTGTCGGTCGACCTGAACGCCGGCGGCAGCTCGCGTGTCACCATCCACAGTGGTCTGCCGATCGACGCTGCGCGTGTGCGCGCTGCCGTGGAGGAGGCCGGGTACACCGTGGGTGGCAGCCCGGCATGA
- a CDS encoding NAD(P)-dependent oxidoreductase, with the protein MTTSEPRSVGFIGLGDQGAPMARALADSQYELHVWARRPASADALSAGTFVSHDAVADLGAASDIVLLVLRDDADVDDVLETRGLLAAMKPGSLIVNHGTGDPKEAAQFAERAAAVGIGFLDAPVSGGRAGAEARQLVSIVGGDRDAFERARPVFETFSASVVHMGGPGSGQVAKLLNNALTMTNLKNAEDVLAMADAIGVDIAAFRRMLAASSGGSFVMQALGEQISADIAPHLQGLMRKDIEHFADAVGRLGIDVTAVRDRGLAGAEGLLGAAELVSASLARS; encoded by the coding sequence ATGACGACATCCGAACCCCGTTCCGTCGGGTTCATCGGGCTCGGCGATCAGGGCGCGCCCATGGCTCGAGCACTCGCGGACTCGCAGTACGAGCTGCACGTCTGGGCCCGTCGGCCGGCGTCGGCCGACGCCCTGAGCGCAGGCACCTTCGTGTCTCACGACGCGGTCGCAGACCTGGGGGCGGCGAGCGACATCGTCCTCCTGGTGCTCCGCGACGATGCCGATGTCGACGATGTCCTCGAGACTCGAGGACTCCTCGCCGCCATGAAACCGGGCTCTCTCATCGTGAATCACGGCACGGGTGACCCGAAGGAGGCGGCGCAGTTCGCCGAGCGAGCCGCAGCCGTGGGCATCGGGTTCCTCGACGCGCCCGTCAGCGGAGGTCGGGCGGGAGCGGAAGCGCGGCAGCTCGTCAGCATCGTCGGCGGAGACCGAGACGCGTTCGAGCGCGCCAGGCCGGTGTTCGAGACCTTCTCCGCGTCCGTCGTGCACATGGGCGGACCCGGCTCCGGTCAGGTCGCCAAGCTGCTCAACAACGCCCTGACCATGACCAACCTGAAGAACGCAGAAGACGTGCTCGCCATGGCAGACGCCATCGGGGTCGACATCGCAGCATTCCGGCGGATGCTGGCAGCCAGCAGCGGCGGCAGTTTCGTCATGCAGGCCCTGGGCGAGCAGATCAGCGCCGACATCGCACCACACCTCCAGGGGTTGATGCGGAAGGACATCGAGCATTTCGCCGATGCAGTGGGCCGCCTCGGGATCGACGTCACGGCCGTGCGCGACCGTGGTCTCGCCGGGGCGGAGGGCCTTCTGGGCGCCGCCGAGCTGGTATCGGCCAGCCTCGCGCGCAGCTGA
- a CDS encoding DUF7882 family protein: MGRFIHPAVGAVWFHDRVLAHLQIVISSKLRVGEGFFLTWHDHEAPGIVASSVWIDASIPIGFTYERTARPDINESWLDVLKESASSNAGLILTDEVRAEIRGDAPDRFSYLEPGHAG; encoded by the coding sequence GTGGGACGGTTCATTCATCCAGCAGTCGGTGCGGTCTGGTTCCACGACCGGGTGCTGGCGCACCTGCAGATCGTCATCAGTTCGAAGCTGCGTGTCGGGGAGGGCTTCTTCCTGACCTGGCATGATCACGAGGCTCCCGGGATCGTCGCGAGCAGCGTGTGGATCGATGCGTCGATTCCCATCGGCTTCACGTACGAGCGAACGGCACGCCCCGACATCAACGAATCCTGGCTCGACGTGCTCAAGGAGTCCGCGAGCAGTAACGCCGGTCTGATCCTCACGGACGAAGTCCGGGCCGAGATCCGCGGAGATGCACCGGACCGCTTCAGCTACCTCGAGCCGGGCCACGCAGGGTAG
- a CDS encoding alpha/beta hydrolase has product MSDEQSSVLDVEYGTAGSVSLLLDVYSRDLSAEQDAARAAIILIHGGGWFRGDKSKEPSLATMLVDAGYIVFAPNYREAPDATFPASRDDVLAAARWALASDWVFDRNKLAFFGGSAGGNLAVEASIATGRPAVSWSGMFDLLGIVEQTDDLPATQTSQDLDAMKSADINQTGRNDAFLRWTILSEVGGDRSLLTQASTSRHASPQGGPVFLANSLAEFVPVSDARNMQMALADAGIASTLQLIPGTHHAEGYTDAAIRPSLAFLHDVFSAAPA; this is encoded by the coding sequence ATGTCGGACGAGCAGTCATCAGTTCTCGATGTCGAGTATGGAACAGCCGGGTCGGTGTCCCTGTTGCTCGACGTCTACAGTCGGGACCTGTCGGCCGAACAGGATGCGGCTCGAGCAGCCATCATCCTGATCCACGGCGGCGGTTGGTTCCGCGGCGACAAGAGCAAGGAGCCGTCGCTCGCCACGATGCTGGTCGACGCCGGCTACATCGTGTTCGCCCCGAACTATCGGGAGGCTCCAGACGCCACCTTCCCGGCCAGCAGGGACGACGTGCTTGCCGCAGCGCGATGGGCTCTCGCATCGGACTGGGTGTTCGACCGCAACAAACTCGCTTTCTTCGGCGGGTCTGCGGGCGGCAACCTCGCCGTGGAGGCGAGCATAGCCACCGGCCGGCCCGCGGTGAGTTGGTCGGGGATGTTCGACCTCCTCGGCATCGTCGAGCAGACGGACGACCTCCCCGCCACTCAGACCTCGCAAGACCTCGACGCGATGAAGAGCGCCGACATCAATCAGACCGGCCGCAACGACGCGTTCCTGCGCTGGACGATCCTCAGCGAAGTCGGGGGCGACCGGTCATTGCTGACCCAGGCCTCGACCTCGCGACACGCGTCACCCCAGGGCGGTCCGGTGTTCCTCGCCAACTCGTTGGCGGAATTCGTACCGGTCAGCGATGCTCGAAATATGCAGATGGCGCTGGCGGATGCCGGCATAGCGAGCACGCTCCAGCTGATCCCCGGCACGCATCACGCCGAGGGGTACACGGATGCGGCCATCCGGCCGTCACTCGCCTTCCTGCACGACGTCTTCTCGGCAGCTCCGGCATGA
- a CDS encoding class I SAM-dependent methyltransferase, whose protein sequence is MSSEVETAYSHRAAEYVEKLSSTSSAHASDLQLITAWAAEVDGPILDAGCGPGHWTAHLVDQGYDARGLDQVPEFIDHARESFPHVAFERGSIDRLPDATGSVGGILAWYSLIHDEPPALRAALHEFSRVLRPDGLLLVGFFTGPAVEPFDHAVVTAYRWPPEALAAELQAAGFEVMETHTRTGRDPKPRPHGAIIARKRKAANS, encoded by the coding sequence ATGTCGTCGGAAGTCGAAACCGCCTACTCGCACCGAGCTGCCGAGTATGTGGAGAAGTTGAGTTCCACGTCGTCCGCCCATGCGTCAGACCTCCAACTGATCACAGCGTGGGCGGCAGAGGTGGACGGGCCGATCCTGGATGCGGGATGCGGGCCAGGCCACTGGACCGCCCACCTCGTCGATCAGGGATACGACGCCCGGGGGCTGGACCAGGTGCCCGAGTTCATCGACCACGCCCGCGAGAGCTTCCCGCACGTGGCGTTCGAGCGGGGCAGCATCGACCGGCTGCCCGACGCCACGGGCAGTGTCGGCGGCATCCTGGCCTGGTACTCCCTGATCCACGATGAACCGCCGGCCCTCCGCGCTGCACTCCACGAGTTCTCCCGTGTCCTTCGACCGGACGGCCTGCTTCTGGTGGGCTTCTTCACCGGGCCGGCCGTCGAACCATTCGACCATGCGGTGGTCACCGCCTACCGGTGGCCCCCCGAGGCCCTCGCGGCCGAGTTGCAGGCGGCCGGCTTCGAGGTGATGGAGACGCACACCCGAACGGGTCGAGACCCGAAGCCGCGACCGCACGGGGCGATCATCGCCCGGAAACGGAAGGCCGCCAACTCCTGA
- a CDS encoding Chromate resistance protein ChrB codes for MTIDTEFAWLLVIPRVPSEPSRHRVAVWRELRRLGAVPAASGAWAIPDLPAFTEPLPDLRSLAERGGGSLTVLRVESHGDDDVASLADAFIATRTDEWHEFIADCGKFEGEIDREIAKEKFTFGELEEEEQSLERLRRWHRDLLRRNPIDLEIGRDATRRLDDVTERLSGYSELVFAANLPTAAES; via the coding sequence ATGACGATTGATACCGAATTCGCCTGGCTGCTGGTCATTCCTCGCGTGCCGAGTGAGCCGTCGCGACATCGCGTCGCGGTGTGGCGCGAGCTGCGCAGGCTCGGCGCCGTTCCCGCGGCATCCGGAGCGTGGGCGATCCCGGATCTCCCCGCATTCACCGAACCGCTGCCGGACCTCCGCTCTCTTGCCGAGAGGGGCGGCGGCTCGCTCACCGTGCTGAGGGTGGAGTCGCACGGGGACGACGACGTCGCGTCTCTGGCCGACGCGTTCATCGCCACCCGAACCGACGAATGGCACGAGTTCATCGCCGACTGCGGCAAGTTCGAGGGCGAGATCGATCGCGAGATCGCGAAGGAGAAGTTCACCTTCGGCGAGCTGGAGGAGGAGGAGCAGAGCCTGGAGCGGTTGCGGCGGTGGCACCGCGACCTCCTGCGGCGGAACCCCATCGACCTCGAGATCGGAAGAGACGCCACGAGGCGGCTCGACGACGTGACCGAGCGACTGTCGGGCTACTCGGAACTGGTCTTCGCGGCGAACCTGCCGACCGCAGCGGAATCCTGA
- a CDS encoding low temperature requirement protein A: MATMTMIPRTGRKVQWLELFFDLVIVAYIGQIAHTMHGDPSWIDGIAFAGFLAAAWWAWVNATITMNLFGARVTASIWISVTIAMVAIGVMAAAIPDALGDRAGAFAFGNALIRVIWAVPWFMSRRTIGLPWWRSVLYSGVPAVLWLVSMVVAPPWQYAIWAAAVAVEVVLLSFLDSHQVLLRDALDVNHLAERVGLLVVIVFGESILTIIAELDSHWVWSSGLAAVLGFAAVSMLAWIYFTYAASAAEHGLQKLQARGSVGAIRDTVMYLPFLLVAGITLFASALGTAVADAGHHLPSGAAVALSAGISLFFVANAAESLRYGAPWRSIAAWAPAGILLPWALVPLSAQLSAEALVAASAGIIAIVLALTAANARRIRHDDAAPGRT, translated from the coding sequence ATGGCGACGATGACGATGATCCCGCGCACGGGTCGAAAGGTGCAGTGGCTCGAGCTCTTCTTCGACCTGGTGATCGTGGCCTACATCGGCCAGATCGCTCACACGATGCACGGCGATCCCTCGTGGATCGACGGGATCGCCTTCGCAGGGTTCCTGGCCGCCGCCTGGTGGGCCTGGGTGAACGCGACGATCACCATGAACCTGTTCGGTGCACGCGTGACGGCTTCGATCTGGATCTCCGTCACCATCGCCATGGTCGCGATCGGGGTGATGGCGGCTGCGATCCCGGATGCACTCGGCGATCGAGCGGGCGCATTCGCGTTCGGCAACGCATTGATCCGGGTGATCTGGGCCGTGCCGTGGTTCATGAGCCGCAGAACGATCGGCCTGCCGTGGTGGCGTTCGGTTCTCTACAGTGGCGTTCCGGCTGTGCTGTGGCTGGTCTCGATGGTGGTGGCGCCGCCGTGGCAGTACGCGATCTGGGCAGCCGCCGTGGCGGTCGAGGTCGTGCTGCTGAGCTTCCTGGACAGCCACCAAGTGCTGCTGCGAGATGCCCTCGACGTGAACCACCTCGCCGAACGCGTGGGACTGCTCGTCGTGATCGTGTTCGGCGAGTCGATCCTGACCATCATCGCCGAGCTCGACTCGCACTGGGTCTGGTCGTCGGGCCTCGCCGCAGTCCTGGGCTTCGCAGCCGTATCGATGCTGGCCTGGATCTACTTCACCTACGCCGCCTCGGCCGCCGAGCACGGACTGCAGAAGCTGCAGGCCCGGGGGAGCGTCGGCGCCATCCGAGACACGGTGATGTACCTGCCGTTCCTGCTGGTCGCAGGCATCACGCTCTTCGCTTCAGCACTCGGCACGGCGGTCGCCGACGCCGGCCACCATCTTCCATCGGGCGCAGCGGTGGCGCTGAGTGCCGGCATCAGTCTCTTCTTCGTGGCGAACGCGGCCGAGTCCCTTCGGTACGGTGCTCCGTGGCGCAGCATCGCCGCCTGGGCGCCGGCCGGCATCCTGTTGCCCTGGGCGCTCGTGCCCCTTTCTGCACAGCTGTCGGCTGAAGCGTTGGTCGCGGCATCTGCCGGAATCATCGCCATCGTCCTCGCGTTGACCGCTGCCAACGCACGACGGATCCGGCACGACGACGCAGCGCCCGGGCGGACGTGA
- a CDS encoding heavy metal translocating P-type ATPase: MSIVDVELEISGMTCASCATRIERKLNKLPGVEATVNYATEKARVRADGVETGELIAAVEAAGYSAVLPAPIAMEEATTAPSEVDPELVSLRQRLLISTALAVPVALMSMIPLLQFTSWQWLALTLGAPVAVWGAWPFHRAAFVNARHGAATMDTLISVGVIAAFGWSLYALFFGTAGMPGMHMTFTLFGSPEAGSGEIYLEVAALVTVFILAGRYAEARAKKSSTEALRALLHLGAKDATRLVGGMEQVVPVAQLMVGDRVVVRPGEKVPSDGLVLEGASAIDASMLTGESVPVEVAVGSRVVGATVNVGGRLVVEITRIGADTELARMQRLMDEAQTGKAKAQRLADRVSAVFVPIVIVLSLVALGGWLLVGASLEVAFTAAVATLIIACPCALGLATPTALLVGTGRGSQLGILIRGPQVLEQTRQVDTIVLDKTGTVTHGAMTVTAVSPASGITPQDLLRTAVGVEWGSEHPVARAIVSAGGDTPPQAESFLSHAGFGVQAVIDRSLVVAGRPGWIEDQWSVSTPLDHRREADTLEAAGATVIAVARDGVFLGIIAVSDTIKSTSVEAIARFRALGLSPVLLTGDNAGAAQHIAAQVGIDEVHADVTPAGKLDAIRRLQAAGRVVAMVGDGVNDAAALAAADLGVAMGGGTDAAIAASDITIVSGDLLVVADAIRLARRTLGTIKGNLFWAFAYNIAAIPIAMLGLLNPLVAAAAMALSSVFVVTNSLRLRGFRSQPASAAAAVAAGRLTPQPA, encoded by the coding sequence ATGAGCATCGTCGACGTCGAGCTCGAGATCTCGGGCATGACCTGCGCGTCGTGCGCGACGAGGATCGAACGCAAGCTGAACAAGCTGCCCGGAGTCGAAGCCACAGTCAATTACGCGACCGAGAAGGCCCGCGTTCGAGCTGACGGCGTCGAGACGGGGGAGCTGATCGCGGCCGTCGAGGCCGCCGGCTACTCGGCAGTCCTTCCAGCACCGATCGCGATGGAGGAAGCGACGACCGCCCCATCCGAGGTCGACCCCGAGCTGGTGTCGCTGCGGCAACGGCTGCTCATCAGCACCGCGTTGGCGGTGCCCGTTGCCCTGATGTCGATGATCCCGTTGTTGCAGTTCACCTCCTGGCAGTGGCTGGCCCTGACTCTGGGCGCCCCGGTCGCCGTGTGGGGCGCCTGGCCCTTCCACCGCGCCGCCTTCGTGAATGCCCGCCATGGTGCCGCGACCATGGACACCCTGATCAGCGTCGGGGTGATCGCCGCCTTCGGCTGGTCGCTCTACGCGCTGTTCTTCGGGACGGCCGGCATGCCGGGCATGCACATGACCTTCACGCTGTTCGGCAGCCCGGAAGCGGGCAGCGGCGAGATCTACCTCGAGGTCGCCGCCCTGGTGACGGTGTTCATCCTCGCCGGTCGATACGCGGAAGCCCGGGCCAAGAAGTCCTCCACCGAAGCTCTGCGTGCCCTCCTGCATCTCGGGGCGAAGGATGCGACGCGCCTGGTCGGGGGCATGGAACAGGTGGTTCCGGTGGCCCAGCTGATGGTCGGCGACCGGGTGGTCGTGCGACCGGGGGAGAAGGTCCCCTCTGATGGCCTTGTGCTGGAGGGCGCATCCGCGATCGATGCGAGCATGCTGACCGGCGAGTCGGTACCCGTCGAGGTGGCCGTCGGTTCCCGCGTGGTCGGAGCCACCGTGAATGTCGGTGGCCGCCTGGTCGTGGAGATCACCCGGATCGGCGCCGACACCGAACTCGCGCGGATGCAGCGACTCATGGACGAAGCCCAGACCGGCAAGGCGAAGGCGCAGCGCCTGGCTGATCGCGTCTCCGCAGTGTTCGTTCCGATCGTGATCGTCCTGTCGCTGGTGGCACTCGGGGGCTGGCTGCTGGTCGGCGCTTCGCTGGAGGTCGCGTTCACCGCGGCAGTGGCGACGTTGATCATCGCGTGCCCCTGCGCGCTGGGCCTGGCGACGCCGACGGCGCTGCTGGTCGGCACCGGCCGCGGTTCGCAGCTGGGCATCCTGATCCGCGGACCCCAGGTGCTGGAGCAGACGCGCCAGGTCGACACCATCGTGCTGGACAAGACCGGCACCGTGACCCACGGCGCCATGACCGTCACGGCCGTCTCGCCGGCATCCGGCATCACCCCGCAGGATCTGCTCCGCACCGCGGTCGGGGTCGAGTGGGGGTCGGAGCATCCGGTGGCTCGTGCCATCGTGAGCGCCGGTGGCGACACCCCGCCGCAGGCCGAGTCGTTCCTGTCGCACGCTGGATTCGGCGTGCAGGCCGTCATCGACAGGTCCCTCGTCGTCGCCGGGCGCCCCGGCTGGATCGAGGACCAGTGGAGCGTCTCCACACCGCTCGACCACCGCAGGGAGGCCGACACCCTCGAGGCAGCCGGTGCCACGGTGATCGCGGTGGCCCGCGACGGCGTGTTCCTCGGCATCATCGCGGTCTCCGACACCATCAAGTCGACGAGCGTCGAGGCGATCGCCAGGTTCCGCGCCCTGGGTCTGTCACCGGTGCTGCTCACCGGCGACAACGCCGGCGCCGCTCAGCACATCGCAGCCCAGGTCGGGATCGACGAGGTGCATGCCGACGTCACGCCCGCCGGAAAGCTCGACGCGATCCGTCGCCTTCAGGCCGCGGGCCGGGTCGTCGCCATGGTCGGCGACGGCGTGAACGACGCCGCCGCACTTGCGGCCGCCGACCTGGGAGTCGCCATGGGCGGTGGCACCGACGCAGCGATCGCGGCCAGCGACATCACGATCGTCTCGGGCGACCTGCTCGTGGTCGCGGATGCCATCCGGCTGGCTCGCCGCACTCTCGGCACCATCAAGGGCAACCTGTTCTGGGCCTTCGCCTACAACATCGCCGCGATCCCGATCGCGATGCTCGGGTTGCTGAACCCGCTGGTCGCCGCAGCCGCGATGGCGCTCTCCTCCGTCTTCGTGGTCACCAACAGCCTCCGCCTGCGCGGCTTCCGCTCCCAGCCGGCCTCTGCCGCTGCGGCGGTGGCGGCAGGCCGCCTCACTCCGCAACCGGCCTGA
- a CDS encoding metal-sensitive transcriptional regulator encodes MNGYAGNKDDLLKRLSRAEGQVRGIARMVENDKYCIDILDQVSAATRALEKVALSLLADHLSHCVAEATAEGGPVAEAKIREANEAIARLVRS; translated from the coding sequence ATGAACGGATACGCGGGCAACAAGGATGACCTTCTGAAGCGGCTCAGCCGCGCTGAGGGACAGGTGCGCGGGATCGCCCGCATGGTCGAGAACGACAAGTACTGCATCGACATCCTCGACCAGGTCTCCGCTGCGACCCGTGCACTGGAGAAGGTGGCGCTGTCCCTTCTCGCCGACCACCTGTCGCATTGCGTCGCCGAGGCGACCGCTGAGGGAGGGCCTGTTGCCGAAGCGAAGATCCGAGAAGCGAACGAGGCCATCGCCCGCCTGGTCCGTTCCTGA